In one Trichosurus vulpecula isolate mTriVul1 chromosome 8, mTriVul1.pri, whole genome shotgun sequence genomic region, the following are encoded:
- the SPRN gene encoding shadow of prion protein, translating into MACRRAHNVIRSDEDDSSGWGSKAPVLKMNWATIMCWTLLLLAAFFCENVTSKGGRGGARGAARGRGRSSSSNSRMRMKSAPRYSSSGSAFRVAAAASAGAAAGAAAGAIAGVAGRRISGEVGMNDGLETDFYYSNQTREGVYSYRWTSGTDPWGMEPNLSLCLTLGFFQLFPL; encoded by the exons ATGGCGTGTAGGAGGGCCCACAATGTCATCAGGTCAGATGAGGATGACAGTTCTGGCTGGG GTTCCAAGGCTCCAGTTCTGAAGATGAACTGGGCAACGATAATGTGCTGGACGCTTCTGCTCCTAGCCGCTTTCTTTTGCGAGAATGTCACCAGCAAGGGAGGCCGTGGGGGAGCCCGAGGGGCGGCACGTGGCAGGGGCCGAAGCAGCAGTAGCAACAGCCGGATGCGGATGAAGTCTGCCCCTCGCTACAGCTCCTCGGGCTCAGCCTTCCGGGTTGCAGCTGCTGCCTCGGCTGGAGCTGCTGCAGGGGCAGCTGCAGGGGCGATCGCTGGGGTTGCTGGGAGGAGAATTTCTGGAGAGGTAGGCATGAACGACGGCTTGGAGACAGATTTCTACTATAGCAACCAGACCAGGGAAGGAGTTTACAGCTACAGGTGGACATCAGGGACCGACCCTTGGGGCATGGAGCCCAATCTCAGCCTCTGCTTGACGCTGGGTTTCTTTCAGCTGTTTCCTCTTTAG
- the MTG1 gene encoding mitochondrial ribosome-associated GTPase 1 isoform X2 — MQSSLKLVDCIIEVHDARIPLSGRNPLFQETLGIKPHLLVLNKMDLADLKEKQKIVGHLNKEGVKNVIFTNCLKDENIKQIVPMVTELIEGGYRYHRGENLEYCIMVIGVPNVGKSSLINSLRRQHLKRGKASRVGAHPGVTKAVMSRVQVCERPLMFLLDTPGVLAPRIQDVETGLKLATCGTILDHLVGEDIIADYLLFTLNKQQQFRYVEHYDLGEACDDIGSVLKRIAMKLKKIHKVKMLTGTGDVNVIQPNYSAAAYDFIRSFRNGVLGQVMFDTDILEEPQAKNYSDF, encoded by the exons ATTCCATTATCCGGTCGCAATCCTTTGTTCCAGGAAACTCTTGGAATTAAGCCTCACCTGCTTGTACTTAACAAAATGGATTTGGCAGATCTTAAAGAGAAACAG AAAATTGTGGGGCATCTGAACAAAGAAGGAgtgaaaaatgtaatttttaccaATTGTTTAAAGGATGAAAACATAAAAcag attgTTCCAATGGTTACTGAACTGATTGAGGGTGGCTATCGCTATCATCGAGGAGAG AACCTGGAGTACTGCATCATGGTGATTGGTGTGCCCAATGTGGGCAAGTCCTCACTCATCAATTCACTCAGGAGGCAGCACCTCAAAAGAG GAAAAGCCTCTCGAGTGGGTGCTCACCCTGGGGTCACGAAAGCAGTTATGTCCCGAGTTCAG GTGTGTGAACGGCCTTTGATGTTCCTGCTGGATACTCCTGGTGTGCTTGCTCCACGGATCCAGGATGTAGAGACTGGGCTGAAGCTCGCCACCTGTG GAACTATATTGGACCATTTGGTGGGAGAAGATATCATTGCTGATTATCTTCTTTTCACACTTAATAAGCAACAGCAGTTTCG GTATGTGGAGCATTATGACCTGGGGGAAGCTTGTGATGACATAGGAAGTGTGCTGAAAAGGATTGCTATGAAACTCAAGAAGATCCACAAAGTGAAAATGCTCACTGGGACTG GTGATGTTAATGTAATTCAGCCTAACTATTCTGCAGCAGCCTATGACTTCATTCGAAGCTTCCGAAATGGAGTGCTGGGTCAGGTGATGTTTGACACTGACATCCTGGAAGAGCCCCAGGCAAAGAACTATTCTGACTTCTGA